One region of Archocentrus centrarchus isolate MPI-CPG fArcCen1 chromosome 6, fArcCen1, whole genome shotgun sequence genomic DNA includes:
- the LOC115781360 gene encoding very long-chain acyl-CoA synthetase-like, with protein sequence MLVWIVCAALILGGLLLRHPYFFQDVQYVLSKIKVRRFILKCMRTNYLILDRFLDLVQKQPHKPFIYFKDETFTYRDADLLSNKAARALLQSGCVKEGDTVALFLENQPMFLWLWLALVKIGCSGTLLNNNIRSKSLLHCLNCSGAKTLVAAEELLDTVKEVLPHLLEQQVTIFILADRCKTAGLESFKDKMNEASSEPLPKALRSHLTLQSPAVYIYTSGTTGLPKAAVVTHRKLWSLSLFLAMSGVDSKDVIYDSLPLYHSTGLNAFTGAIERGIPVVLRSKFSTSQFWDDCRKYNVTVIHYIGEIMRYLCNTPQKLSDKNHKVRLAIGNGMRADVWRDFVRRFGDIQIREFYGLTEGNFGLLNYSGKVGAIGRDTFLNKWLFPYAVIKYDIDKGEPLRDSSGFCIEAAKGEPGLLVTEITAKSPFVGYARDLQQTEKKKLHNVFKKGDLYFNTGDLLHIAEDDFIYFNDRVGDTFRWKGENVATAEVADILVLADCIKEANVYGVKVPGQEGRAGMAAVTLREGLKFDSSAVFKHVENFLPTYARPRFIRIQVSLDATGTFKLIKTKLVEQGFNPNEITARLYFLNEKEKNYTPLTPDVFDSVIAGNIKI encoded by the exons ATGCTGGTCTGGATAGTGTGCGCAGCTTTGATTTTAGGTGGCCTTTTACTCCGCCATCCTTACTTCTTCCAGGATGTTCAATATGTgctctctaaaataaaagtaaGGCGCTTCATCTTAAAGTGCATGCGGACTAATTACTTAATCTTGGACCGGTTTTTAGACTTGGTACAGAAGCAGCCGCACAAGCCTTTCATTTACTTTAAGGACGAAACGTTCACGTACCGGGATGCAGATCTCCTGAGTAACAAAGCCGCCAGAGCGCTTCTGCAGTCTGGATGCGTAAAAGAAGGTGACACGGTGGCACTGTTCCTGGAGAACCAGCCGATGTTCCTGTGGCTCTGGCTGGCTTTGGTCAAGATTGGATGTTCCGGGACTTTGCTCAACAACAACATCAGGTCCAAGTCTCTGTTACACTGCCTCAACTGCAGCGGAGCCAAAACTCTGGTAGCAGCTGAAG AGTTACTGGATACAGTGAAGGAGGTCCTGCCCCATCTGCTCGAACAGCAGGTCACTATTTTCATCTTAGCTGACAGATGCAAAACTGCAGGTTTGGAGAGCTTCAAAGACAAAATGAATGAGGCTTCCTCTGAGCCTCTACCCAAGGCATTAAGGTCACATTTGACCCTGCAGAGTCCAGCAGTCTACATATACACCTCAGGAACAACAG GTCTTCCTAAAGCAGCTGTGGTCACTCATAGAAAACTGTGGAGCTTGTCTTTATTTCTGGCTATGTCAGGAGTGGACTCCAAAGATGTGATTTATGATAGCCTCCCTCTTTATCACAGCACCGGCCTCAATGCCTTCACTGGGGCCATTGAGAGAG GTATTCCTGTTGTTTTGAGGAGTAAATTTTCTACTTCTCAGTTCTGGGACGACTGCAGAAAATATAACGTCACTGTTATACATTACATAGGTGAAATTATGCGTTACCTCTGCAACACTCCACAG AAACTCAGTGATAAAAACCACAAAGTCAGACTTGCAATAGGCAACGGGATGAGAGCAGATGTTTGGAGGGACTTTGTAAGACGGTTTGGAGACATTCAAATCAGAGAGTTTTACGGATTGACTGAGGGGAACTTTGGTCTTTTGAATTATAGCGGCAAGGTGGGAGCTATTGGGCGAGACACCTTCCTGAACAAG tggCTTTTTCCATATGCTGTGATCAAATATGATATAGACAAAGGAGAGCCTTTGAGGGATTCATCTGGTTTCTGCATAGAGGCTGCCAAAG GTGAACCTGGACTTCTGGTGACTGAAATAACAGCAAAATCTCCATTTGTTGGTTATGCGAGAGACTTGCAGCAAACTGAGAAAAAGAAGCTGCATAATGTCTTCAAGAAAGGTGATCTGTACTTCAACACCGGCGACCTGCTGCACATCGCTGaggatgatttcatttatttcaatgATCGTGTTGGAGACACGTTCAG ATGGAAAGGAGAGAACgtagctacagctgaggtggctgACATCCTCGTGCTGGCTGATTGCATTAAAGAGGCCAATGTTTATGGAGTCAAAGTGCCAG GTCAGGAGGGAAGAGCTGGGATGGCTGCTGTTACTTTAAGAGAAGGACTGAAGTTTGACTCCtcagctgtttttaaacatgttGAGAACTTCCTGCCGACCTACGCCAGGCCACGCTTTATCAGGATTCAA GTGTCACTGGATGCTACAGGCACGTTCAAGCTAATAAAGACGAAACTGGTGGAGCAGGGCTTCAACCCAAATGAAATAACAGCCCGGCTCTACTTTCtgaatgaaaaagagaagaattaCACTCCACTCACACCAGATGTATTTGATTCAGTTATAGCAGGAAACATCAAAATCTAA